A single genomic interval of Methylocystis sp. IM3 harbors:
- a CDS encoding sterol desaturase family protein gives MSAGVEGGLLVLAVGLFLLLLIAEKRRPYRPTPTSSLRQSLTTNASAFLFNNLVMNALSLSSLFVVAQRYGSHGLLHGLDDGPMKLALSFVFFDFVVYCWHFLGHHSERLWRLHKVHHSDKIIHVSTGLRFHVLDQLLEVGVKCIAVMIVGVAAHVVVVCEIIRMFFVFFHHANVAVPGERWLSYLVITPSLHRAHHSTRRIEHDSNYGIVLACWDILFGTRKVLAPQEFGLENVEARNILQLFSLAFVTEHYFARVMHLLPRPDRRHELRPAPIALPIRRERRS, from the coding sequence ATGAGCGCGGGCGTCGAAGGCGGTCTTCTTGTCCTTGCAGTCGGGCTGTTCCTGCTTCTGCTGATTGCCGAGAAGCGACGGCCATACCGGCCGACGCCAACGTCCAGTCTGAGGCAGTCCCTCACGACGAACGCGTCAGCCTTTTTGTTCAACAATCTCGTGATGAACGCGCTGTCGCTCTCGAGCCTTTTCGTCGTCGCGCAACGCTACGGTTCGCACGGGCTGCTGCACGGCCTCGACGATGGCCCGATGAAACTGGCGCTCAGCTTCGTGTTCTTCGATTTTGTCGTCTATTGCTGGCACTTCCTTGGACATCATTCCGAGCGTCTCTGGCGTCTCCACAAGGTTCATCACAGCGACAAGATCATCCATGTTTCGACTGGCTTGCGCTTTCATGTCCTCGACCAACTCCTGGAGGTCGGCGTGAAATGCATCGCGGTGATGATCGTCGGCGTGGCCGCGCATGTTGTCGTCGTCTGCGAAATTATCCGCATGTTCTTCGTTTTCTTCCACCACGCCAATGTCGCCGTGCCGGGCGAGCGCTGGCTCTCCTATCTGGTCATCACGCCCAGCCTGCACCGCGCGCATCATTCCACGCGCCGGATCGAACACGATAGCAATTACGGCATCGTCCTCGCCTGCTGGGACATTCTTTTCGGCACTCGCAAAGTTCTTGCGCCGCAGGAATTCGGACTTGAAAACGTCGAAGCGCGAAACATCCTCCAGCTTTTCAGCCTGGCTTTCGTTACCGAACATTACTTCGCACGCGTGATGCATCTCCTACCCAGGCCCGACCGGCGCCACGAACTGCGGCCCGCGCCGATCGCCTTGCCTATTCGACGCGAGCGGCGCAGCTAG
- the ssb gene encoding single-stranded DNA-binding protein, whose product MAGSVNKVILIGRVGRDPETRTFQSGDRVVSFSLATSEIWKDRNSGERKERVEWHSIQIHNERIGKVAEQYVKKGSNIYIEGQLQTREYTDKDGNQRKVTEVVVPRFRGEMTLLDSKGGGRGEGDFEGGGYGQSGGGSFGRSSPMERAPAERRPAPTAGGGGGRLSEQLDDDIPF is encoded by the coding sequence ATGGCGGGTAGCGTCAACAAAGTGATTTTGATCGGCCGCGTCGGGCGCGATCCTGAGACGCGCACATTCCAGAGCGGGGACCGCGTGGTGAGTTTCTCGCTGGCGACAAGTGAGATTTGGAAGGATCGCAACTCGGGCGAGCGCAAAGAGCGCGTCGAGTGGCATTCCATTCAAATCCACAATGAGCGTATCGGGAAAGTCGCCGAGCAATACGTCAAGAAAGGCTCAAACATCTATATCGAGGGCCAGCTTCAAACCCGTGAATATACCGACAAGGACGGCAATCAGCGCAAGGTGACCGAGGTCGTCGTGCCCCGCTTCCGCGGCGAGATGACCCTTCTCGACAGCAAGGGTGGCGGGCGCGGCGAAGGCGATTTCGAGGGCGGCGGCTATGGCCAAAGCGGCGGGGGCTCTTTCGGTCGCTCCTCCCCGATGGAGCGCGCGCCCGCGGAGCGCCGCCCTGCTCCGACGGCCGGTGGCGGCGGCGGGCGCCTGTCCGAGCAGCTGGACGACGACATTCCGTTCTGA